The Catenulispora sp. MAP5-51 genome segment AAGAGGTTAGGGCTTCCGTGACCGGGCAGGGCGGGCCGAAGGTCCTGTCTTCGGCGACCGGGGGGATCGGGGATCGTGTTTCTAGGGCGCGCCGCGCCGAAGGAAGACGATGTTGGTAAAGGGCGCGAGGGACGAGTACGGAGCCAGGGCGCGTTGCACCGCGAGCAGGACGTCTCGGTAGGCGTCGTGGTTGTGTTCCGGGTGGTCGCGCAGGGGCGGTGCTCCGCGATCGATGGTTGTGCTCATGGCCGGATCATTTTGCGAGGGTTCTTCGCTTCCAAGACTCGTACCGCTCAGTGGGATCGCGAATCGGTCGATCGGCCTGACCTGACCGGGACTTCGGACCCTGGGACGCCGGCGCCGCAGCCGCGACGGTGGGAGCAGCGCGAGTGCCGCGCAGGCTTCAGCCCTGGTGGAGGAATGATGAACAGCACCGTCGTCGTCGGCTACGACCAGACCCCGCACAGCGACGTCGCGCTGGCCGAGGCGGCCCGTGAGGCGGCGATGCGCGGCGCGGACCTGAACGTCGTCACCGCCTTCCAGCGGCCGGTGGTTCCCGGTTCGTCCGTGCCGCCGGCGGACTCGCAGGACGCCGCGCGCAAGACCGCCGAGGCCGTCGCGCAGCACGGGGCCGACAGCGTCGCCAAGCGTCGTCCCGGGCTCCGGGTGAGGCCCTACGCCCTGGTGGGTTCGGCCGGCAAGCTCCTGGCGCAGGCCGCCCACGGTGCCGAACTGCTGGTCGTCGGCAGTCGTGGCAAGGGCGGCTTCAGTGATCTGCAAGTGGGCTCGACCGCGATGCGTACCGTGGCCGACGCCTGCTGCCCGGTGCTGGTGGTCCGCGGCGAGACCGACGCCGACCACTCCCGGGTCGTGGCGGCGGTGGACATCGACGAACCCTGCGAAGCCGTCCTGGAGTTCGCGTTCCTGGAGGCTTCCCGCCGCCAGGCCCGGCTCACCGTGATCCACGTCTGGGACGAGCCCTGGATCCTGGCCTACGGCCAGCAGGACCCGGGCATCGCCGACGACATCGCGGCCATCGAGCGCGAACGCGAGGACCGGCTGTCCGCGCTCATCCACTCCGCCCAGCGCCGGCACCCCGAGGTCCAGCCGTTCCACCAGGTCGCCACCGGCTCGGCCGGTCGGCTCCTGATCGAGGCCTCGCACCGGGCCGACGTGCTCGTCACCGGTGCCCGGCGGCACGGCGAAGGCCACGGGATGCAGATCGGCCCGGTCACGCACACGGTGCTGCATTACTCCGCGTGCCCGGTCGCCGTGGTGCCGTTGAGCTGAAGAGGCCGGCGGTCATCGGCGCTGTGCCGATCCCGCACCGCGCTACGAGCAACCATGTCCGTCCGGCATCGGTTCGCGCGTCGTTTCGATGCCCACGCCGGGCAAACCGGTCAGTGGCGCACGGCGTACCGGTCGGTGACAAGGCGCGAGGGCACCAGCAGGACGACGGCACCACCGATCGCGCCGAGCCACGTCGAGAGGTTGAAGGAGCCCTGGGTGCCGTTGACGTGGAACACGGTGGCAGCAAGCCATCCACCGAGCAGCGCGCCGACGATTTCGCAGTGTCGACCTCCGGGCAACAAAACGGTCCGGCTCCAAACAGCTCAAGGCATTGACAGGGATAACCCGAGGACTCTCGCGCGATGAGTCCGCGTGTCGGATACTGAGCGAACATCCGTCCGGATGGTGATGCGGCGGCGGTGACAGAGAGTCGGGGCAAACCGGGATGTTCGATCAGCATCGCCTTCTCAAGCACGGCGCCACGGCCCAAGGGGTGGTCACGAGCCACAAGGAGATCGCCCACGACCAGTTCGGCGGCGAGCTCGACTACTCGATACACGTTCACGTCAGGTACGAGGACGGCACCGAGACCGAGATCGTCCACCGGTGGACCAAGCGGGCGAGAGTCGGCGTCCTTCGTGTCGGTGACAAGGTGCCGGTCCGGTACGACCCCGCCGACCATTCCAAGGCGGTCATCGACATGCCCGCTCTCGAAGCCGTGCACGCCCAGAAGATCGCCGAAGCCGAAGCGACGCTGAAACGGTACGAGCAGGAGCGGATCGCCAAGGCGCAGGCCGAGATCGCCGCGCAGAACGAGGCCAAACACAAGCACCGACACTGAGGTCCTGGTACCAGAATCTCTGGTCGGCCCGGACGTTCCACCGGCTGGTGACTTCGGCGGACAGTAGCGGCGGCACCACTTCAACCGGTGCTTAGCGGCCCTGGTCCGCTGCCGGGTCGGCGTCTCTGGAGCTCGATCGTGGCGATGCGCGTGACGTGAATGCCCGCCTTCGTCAACTCGCTGACGATCTCGTGAAGAGCTTGCTTGCCGTTCACGGCGGTGAGCTCCATATGCGCTGTGTGGATATAGCCATCCTCCGTCCGCTCTTCGTAGTACACGCGGTAGGAGTCCATGGCTCAATGGTCCAGCTCGCCGCAGACGGCGCGGAGCTCAGCCGGGTCACCTTCTGCTGGGACGGACCGCGCCTGGCAGAGCAGAGCGAGTCAGGCCCTGACGGCACGGTCAGGACTGTGACGTGGGACTACGACCCGGGTTCGTTCCGTCCCGCCACGCAGCGTCGCCGTGAGCTCCTGGCCGACGCCGACCAGTCCTTGTTGGGGGCGAAGTCCCACCTCGCGGAGGCGGGCCTCGGCGACGACGTCAGTGCGTGGGAGGAGATAATGCCGCGGCTTCCGTGAGGGGTGGTCGCCAGCGGCCGGCTCAGGTCTGGAGGCGCTTCACGTTGCGGCTTCTGGCTTCCGGTCTGAGCGGTCACGCCTCCCGTTTCCGTGCCAAACCGACTGCTGCCGCGTCCTCGCAGTCGAACTCCGTACTGCAGCGAGGCAGAACTCGAAGTTAGGCGTTTCGCCATCGGCCTCACGGCGGATCTGCCTTGCCGTAGCCTGCATACCTGGCAGCAGCGGTCGTCGTCCTCGTCCATCACGACCAAGGCCCGACCCGCCACTGATACTCCGGTAGGCTGCCGCAATCCTGGATCGGCCCGAGTTCCGTGAAGTGGTCGTTGTGATCTTCAGCTTGTTCTGCATCCTGGAGTGGCCAAGGTGCACGTGAACTGCGATGATGGCTCTAGACCCACCGGGGACGGGTCCTCCGGCCGAGGGACCGGGGGATCCGCACCGACCCGAGACCTGACCCGAAACACGGTGTCGACGTCCGGTTCGGTGAACCGCTCGTGTTCACCGGACCGGACGGCTGCTCACGCCGAACCCTGGAACCCCCAACCGCGCGATCCGCCCGGCGGTGGCCCGATCGGGAGCCTGCAACTTGGCGAGGATGGCCGAGACGTGGTGGTCCACGGTCTTCGCGGAGATGAACAGCCGTTCCGCGATCTGGGCGTTGGTGCAACCGTCGGCGAGCAGCCCCAGCACGTCGTGCTGCCGGCGCGTCAGGCCCAGCGGATGCGCACGCGTGGTGGGCCGCGGCCCGGTCGGGACGAACCGGGCCCCCAGACGCCGAAGCGCGCGCCGCGTCAGCTGCGCGGTGGCGTCGGCACCGAGCTCGGTGAAGATCCGGTACGCCTGATGGAGCAGCTCTTCCTCGCCAGAGTCGAGGAGAGCCAGACCGGCCTCGTAGGGACAGCCCAGCTCGGTCCAGAGCGTCGCAGCCCCGGTCGCGTCGCCGTCGATCATCCGCTGGTACGGCTCGGCCAGTTCACCGCGGACAGTCTGTCGTGAACCGGTGCGACGCAGCCAGACGGCGACCGCGCCACGCTCCGCAGCCGTGCAGCCCGCCCCGGGTCTGGCCGCGGACTCCGCCTCGCGCCTCGCCTTCGAGGGGTGCCCGGCCAGCCAGTTCGCCTCGGCCCGCGCCAGGCGGGCCGCGACCTGGTACGGCGGCTCGCCCTGGTGGTCGGCGGTCGCCGCCGCCTCGTCCAGGACAGGCCAGAACCCTGATTCGCCGCGCCGCGCCCGGATGACGCCCAGCCTGACCAGCGCGCACTGCCGGCCGACCGGCGACGTTCCGGCCTCGCTCAGGATCCGGTGCGCCGTCGCCACGGCCTCGTCCCACCGCCCGGTCCGCTCGAGCACGTGCGCTAGGTCGCCGCGCAGAAAAGTCGCATAGGCGGTGATGTCGTGCTCGTCGCAGTACGCGATCCCCTCGTGCAGGCAGCGCTCGGCGTCGGCGAACCGGAGCCGTCCTTCGCTGATCCCGGCCAGGTTGGCATAGGCGCGACCCGCTTGATCCTGATGCCGACCGGCCAGCGCGACCTCCAGCGCACGCTGCATCAACCCCGTCCACTCCCGCCCCAGACCGGCGGCCCCGGCCGCTTCCGTGTTCAGCGCCCCGCTCAGCACGTCCGTGGCGTCGAACCGCTCGGCCAGCTGCCGAGCCCGCCGGGCCCACCGGATCGCCGATTCGTAATCCGTGCCGAGCAGACACTGATGCGCCAGCGTCGCGTAGGCCCGCGCGAGCTCCGCGGTCGGCCCGAGCGGTTCGAGCACCGCGAGAGCGGCGCGCGTCTGTTCGGCGGCGTCCCGTCCCCGGCACAGACTCGCAGCGATCCGCGCCAACCGGGCCAGGTCCGCACCTTCACCCAGCCGATCGCCGATCTCGCGCCGCATCGCGAGCGCCTGCCGTGCGGCGTCCTCGGCCTCTGCGAAACGATCGAGCAGGGCCAGCTCGTCGGCGAAATCCTCGGAAAGCTCAGCGCGCCGGTCCCGGGCGGCGGCACCAGCGAACCGCAGCGTCCGGGCGAACTGGGCGGCCGCCTCGTGGTGCGCGCCGAGCTGGCTGGCTCGGCGCGCGGCGGCCGGGGCATGCCGCAGGACCGCGTCCGCGTCTCCCGCGCCCTCGGCGAGGTGCGCCAGGCGAGCGTCGTCATCGCAGCCCTGCGCGTGCAGCGCCTCCAGGACCCGCCGGTGGATCAGGAAGCTGCGATGTGGCGGGACGGCCTCGGCGACCGCGAGCCGGACGATTTCGTGCCGAAAGCGCAGCCGGATCCCGTCCGCGACCAGCAGCGCGGACGTCAGGAGGCCGTCGAGCCCTGCTGCGCTGCTCAGCGCCGTCAGCAGCGACAGCTCGACCCCCGCGCCGATCAGCGCGGCGGTCTCGAGGGCTTCGCGAGCTGACGGATCCAGCCGGACGGCCCGGGCGAGGGCCACGTCGCGCGCCGACGCCGGCACGCCTGGTCCTTCCGCCTGCAGGAGTTCCGTCACGTAGAAGGGATTGCCGGCGGTCAGCCGGAACACGTCATCGGCTGCGAAGCCGCTGCCTTCGGTGAGGGTCCGGACGGCGTCCGCCGACAGCGGCTCCAGGCGGATGCGGCAGGTCGTGGGCTGGGCCGCCAGGTCGCCCAGGGCGACCCGCAGCGCGTCGCCGGCGGTCTCGTCGTCTCGGATACTGGCGATCACGGTCACCGGCGCGCCCCGCAGCCGACGTCCCAGGAATCGCAGGAGGTCCAGGGTGGCCTCGTCGGCCCAGTGCACGTCCTCGACCACCACCACGTCTGGCACGCCCGTCGAACCCAGCTCGTGCAACAGCGCGCGGAAGAGCTCCTCCCGCTCGGCCCCGGCCTCGCAGCGCTCCAGTAGATCGCCGCCGAGCTGCTCGGCCAGGTCGAACAGAGGAGTCAGCGGTTGCGGGATGAACAACCCGTCACAGGCGCTCCATGACCACCGCACGGCTCCCAGGTCCCGGCGTGTCGCTTCCAGCAGTGCCGACTTGCCCACCCCGGCCTCGCCGGACAGCAACACCAGCCGGCCGCCCTCGTTCACGCACCGGACCATCTCGGCGAGCTGGGACTCCCGCTCCACCAACCGTCCCGCCGCAACCCCCCGAAACACCTGCCGCCCCTCCCGATGGCCACTTGAATCAGGGTACGCATAGAGAGGTATCCCTATTGGCCCCGGGGGTGGCTCGGAAGGTCTGACCTGGACCCGTGAGGAAGGCTCGACCGGGGGACCATTCGGGGTTGGCGGGGGTCTGTCGTGTTGGGGCGAAGTGGCGGTGTCGGCTTGAACTGGACCCGGTGCCGGCGTTGCGGTGAGACGGTTGTCGTGGTTCACCGTGTCCGGAGGGTTCCGCTACTTCCCCTCGACGAAGTGCCTGTCCTTGCCGAGAACCTCGTCCGCCCTGGCCGAGTAGGGCGTCAGGCAGCGGCGAGTGCTGCTGGTGGGATCGTGAGTTCTTGTGTGTCCTCACTTCGCCCACGTCCTGGCCGTCCGCATCGTTCCCGCGCTTCGACTACGGCGGCGCGGCGACGATGACAAGACCAACGAGATACTGCTGCTACGCCACCAACTCCCAGTCTCGCAGCGCCAACTTGCCGCGGCAGAAAAGCGACCGCGACCTGATTGGGCGGATCGCGCGATCATCGCGCTGCTGGTCGGTCTGGTGCCCAGGGCGCGTCGCGCTGGTCTGTGTCTGTTCGTCGCTCCGGACACAATCCTGCGCCGGCACCGTGATCTGCTGCGGCTCCGCTGGGCGAAGAAGTCCCAGTCGAAGAACGGCCGTCCGCGACGCACCGGAATATCAAATCCCTGGTTCTGCGTATGGCACGCCAGAATCCGGAATGGGGTTGCCGGCGGATCCACGGGCCCAGCGGCCTGACCTGCACGAATGAGGTTTTCGGCAAGGGCAGGTCTGTGGGCGCGCTCATGTGCGCAGGGTATCGGGCAGGCTGCGAGGCGCCTTTATCAGGGTTCTTCAATCAGTACACCATTGCCCTGCCGGCGTCGTCATCCCAAACCACCTCGACCACCCCCGCACCGAGCAACTGCCGCAGCACCTGGTGCCCCCGCGTGCCGAGTCCGTCCAGATAGGTCCCGATCGGCATCGTGGCGGGATCGTCTGCCTCCAGCCGCGCGGCGACGAACTCGGCCGCTGAGGGTTCGACGGCGACCTCGCGGTCACCGATGTGCAGCACCAGTGCGCCATCCGCGCGGTAGTCCACAGCGAGCACCGCCTCGCGGATCGTGACGATGCCGGCTGCGCTGTCCAGGTCCGCGTCGGACAGGATCGCCGCGGTCACCGGGCTC includes the following:
- a CDS encoding universal stress protein encodes the protein MNSTVVVGYDQTPHSDVALAEAAREAAMRGADLNVVTAFQRPVVPGSSVPPADSQDAARKTAEAVAQHGADSVAKRRPGLRVRPYALVGSAGKLLAQAAHGAELLVVGSRGKGGFSDLQVGSTAMRTVADACCPVLVVRGETDADHSRVVAAVDIDEPCEAVLEFAFLEASRRQARLTVIHVWDEPWILAYGQQDPGIADDIAAIEREREDRLSALIHSAQRRHPEVQPFHQVATGSAGRLLIEASHRADVLVTGARRHGEGHGMQIGPVTHTVLHYSACPVAVVPLS
- a CDS encoding GlsB/YeaQ/YmgE family stress response membrane protein; translated protein: MPGGRHCEIVGALLGGWLAATVFHVNGTQGSFNLSTWLGAIGGAVVLLVPSRLVTDRYAVRH
- a CDS encoding DUF3592 domain-containing protein, whose protein sequence is MFDQHRLLKHGATAQGVVTSHKEIAHDQFGGELDYSIHVHVRYEDGTETEIVHRWTKRARVGVLRVGDKVPVRYDPADHSKAVIDMPALEAVHAQKIAEAEATLKRYEQERIAKAQAEIAAQNEAKHKHRH
- a CDS encoding AAA family ATPase encodes the protein MERESQLAEMVRCVNEGGRLVLLSGEAGVGKSALLEATRRDLGAVRWSWSACDGLFIPQPLTPLFDLAEQLGGDLLERCEAGAEREELFRALLHELGSTGVPDVVVVEDVHWADEATLDLLRFLGRRLRGAPVTVIASIRDDETAGDALRVALGDLAAQPTTCRIRLEPLSADAVRTLTEGSGFAADDVFRLTAGNPFYVTELLQAEGPGVPASARDVALARAVRLDPSAREALETAALIGAGVELSLLTALSSAAGLDGLLTSALLVADGIRLRFRHEIVRLAVAEAVPPHRSFLIHRRVLEALHAQGCDDDARLAHLAEGAGDADAVLRHAPAAARRASQLGAHHEAAAQFARTLRFAGAAARDRRAELSEDFADELALLDRFAEAEDAARQALAMRREIGDRLGEGADLARLARIAASLCRGRDAAEQTRAALAVLEPLGPTAELARAYATLAHQCLLGTDYESAIRWARRARQLAERFDATDVLSGALNTEAAGAAGLGREWTGLMQRALEVALAGRHQDQAGRAYANLAGISEGRLRFADAERCLHEGIAYCDEHDITAYATFLRGDLAHVLERTGRWDEAVATAHRILSEAGTSPVGRQCALVRLGVIRARRGESGFWPVLDEAAATADHQGEPPYQVAARLARAEANWLAGHPSKARREAESAARPGAGCTAAERGAVAVWLRRTGSRQTVRGELAEPYQRMIDGDATGAATLWTELGCPYEAGLALLDSGEEELLHQAYRIFTELGADATAQLTRRALRRLGARFVPTGPRPTTRAHPLGLTRRQHDVLGLLADGCTNAQIAERLFISAKTVDHHVSAILAKLQAPDRATAGRIARLGVPGFGVSSRPVR